ATTTATGTATTTCTCTTGATATCTGGTTTTGCTTTTATTTTTGCAAAGGTTCCTTTATTCATTTACACATGTCTCTTGAACTCTGGTTCATATCTTGTTTTTACAATTACTGATATGCTTCTGTTATGCCTCACTTTCCTTACTGCTGCATGTCTATCTATTCTCTTGTTGATTTCATCACAGGTAACTATTATCATCACATGAAGATCATTCAACGAACGAAGACATTATATCCCCCAAGGGATTTCATTtccatttctaatttttaacatttcagggttTAGGTGAACATTGAATTAACATATTAAAAGAAGAATTCAATGAAATGCCAAATACGTTCAATTCTATTGTCTGTTTAAATATGTTCTCCCTTGATTCGGAGTACGGATTGTTCTGCCAATCCTTTCTCCTTTCTGTGATCTTCATATGGGTCTcctgcacagcaacctcctcgtggtgagacctggggcggctctgtccgtgctaatggctgtgcattTGATACTAGAtgtaaaaatatatatgtagATTTGTGTATTAATTTGTTCATTCTCTTGAACATTTGTGGTTTTTTCTTGTTCTTGGGgaggctgttgcatatatactaTGCATATGCTTTATCAATTTGTTATTAACTTATCAGGACGCCCTATATTAATTTACCATCGGTATTATAATTGTGATTGCTACCGCTTGTAGCGCTGTACTCGTCTTTCACTTATACTCGTATACGCAATTGGCTTTTTCACGACCTCTGATCATGTATATTAATAAAAGATAATCGACTAAGGGCTATTCCCTTTTGCTTAAgcataactttttagaaaataggTACTGATACTTGGAAGTACGTGACATAAAAATTGTtcgttgtattttatatatatttacacaTCACAACTGCGTTAATACATTTGACATAAATCCaattattattcctattattttGCATTAATCTTATATGAGAATATTACCTCTCCTGTAACACAAAGTGTACTTAAAAATCTAAAAATCAAAATCGTATAAGACCTACAATCGAATTAATGAATACAGAACTTATcacatatttattattactttaGATTTTCATTTATAACTCATTATAACACAAAATTTGTTCGTTGAACTTTAAACAAAtatgtttaaaataaaaaatatccgGTGCTTATCTCGAACTAATGAAAAAGTGTTGCAAATGTTGCAGGTTAGCAGGTTAGCAGGTTAGCAGATCCTTAAATGTGGATCAAATATGTGGATTATATTTTTTGCGGAAAAAAACTAATACTTTAATTATAACAATCATAGAATTAAAGTAAAAATAATTAGCACTGATACATCAGACGAATATAACGTAAaaacaattattattatatagttatatttttaaatatactcAATTATCCAAAATATGAATTAGaatatgaccataaatttacaattgtatcaaaaatcaatattttcaacattttttataCAACATATTTTAGTTCATGTCTGTAACTGCATGTGCATAGTTGAGTGTAATTGTTCTCtttacgctgaaatgaccattctaTGGTTAGTTAAACAATTAAACGGATTTTAATTTCAATAACATTAATAGATTATATAAAAACATTTTAAAAACGAAATCAAAATAAGTATTTATGTATGTAATACATAACCTTCGCAATTATTTCATTAAGCACTAGTGAGATTTCTTTTCCCTAAGGTGAAAAAATAGAGCGTTTTTTGGACATCGATAAAAAGAACAGAATCTAAATATAAAAAACTAATATCTTACTTATTTCCTACTTAATTTATATATTCTTAAAAGTAAGTTATATCTATCTTATATATGCAATTACAAAAATAGTTACTTCTTAAATGACATACATACATGCATATGAAAACATTCTTAATCGTTATTGTTTTTCAAATAACGATATTACAAATAGTCTATTTTGACATAAATCCATTAATAGTCTACTAGATAACAAAAAAAGGGAGTTTATCATTTCTTATAATTCATTATAACAATTTTGTTCAATAGCATTGAAAGCGTTACTACAATGATATTTAATCAAAAGTGATGCATCTACTATACACATATGTTTatcaatgtaaatataaaatagGTTAAACATTTTTCTTTTCTGTAAAGTACAACTTTCATATATAACTCAATTGAAGTGACAATTAATACTTTATATCCATGTCAGACATCACAAAAGGAAGACACAGTTGCCATACAAATGTTGCATTTAATAAGGAATGCTAGACAATTTTTCTATTGAACTAAACACTCCACTACTACACATTTGTGAAAAAAACATAATGCACAGGCGTATTGcagattttcatttatttttttaataacttctttttagtatttattttgtaacataAGATATTACGTTTGTCTATTTGACGTTTTTCATCATTTATCGATTGTAGAATAATCTTACCACTAATATATTcaaaattattgaaatatttcacAAAAAATACCTTAAAAACAAAATTCTGTTATACCATTGTCAAAGGTCACTTTTATTAAATAATGAGTTATCTGAAATTTCTGTAAAAATTTTTTCAATCAAAAAAAATCCAGCTTCACCAATGATTTCGGAAAATGGTCATTTATTTTTTCTGTATGGTTGTAATATTAACACGCAGTATTTTaagaatcgtataaaatgcactgCTACTTTATTTCCATTGATACATTAATTACATAAATGTTATAAAAATTGGAACAACAGTCACGTTGAAACAATGTTGAAACAATTTTGAAACAGGTCAAGAAAAAACCAAAATATCGTAGGAATTTTTTGTCCTGTTACTTTGTAAATGCCATGTACCAAGTAATGGATCATTGaactatatacaatataaagtgTATGTAAACAAGCAGTAGTATATGTAAAGCTAGATTAACGAAAAATTCGTAGAAATTCATTGaaaattcttgaaaaataaCACGATTCTATGATTCTATCATAGATTCAACATACATAATGCCATATTATACATTAATTTGCGTACGTGtcgaacaacagttttttaattttttcattaGAACACAACCGAAAGTTGGAATTCTTACATTGGTTGTATATATTTACGCATAAACTATTATTTATGTAAATTAATTGTAATTATTTCGCACAACATAGCTGCGATACGAATAAATTGCATCGTTTACAATTCCGCAATTATATACGATGCTGAAATTAAACGAGAATAATTTTACATTAAAAATGAACACGTTACATATTTGGAATATTTGTACCGTTAGATGACTTGATCAGAAAATTTATTACTGAGTGTTTTCCATACGAAGTAAAAACTGTCAGGCACAGTTGCAACGAAAGTTGCAAATTCTCGGCACAAAGATCGCACGTTGTTAATCGCATGGAATTATTAAAACTGCACTTACCACGTTATTCTTTCTTTTGAAACGgagaaacattttttattaaagCAATTATTATCGTTAGTTAGTAGATTGGTCCTCAGCAATAACTAATTTCTCTTCATCATCGAAAATGGATCCATCGTCTGACAATTCAATCGTGTCGACAGATAACTCATGTTTTTTTTTATCCCGAACCTTTTTATGCGATCGTTTAATAGAAGTTTCTCTTATTAGTTTCATATAATTCTTTGTTTTTAAACAATTCGGTGGCGTTACATTTTGTAACATGTTTCCTATATTGGcatttaataaattttcttcATCCACGGAGCTGTTAGCCGATTCTTCAATGTTACTCTGGTCAAATGATTCAGTAAGATCTAATTTAATTCCATCATATGTTGCAATAGAATTATTTAGAAGTTCTGATGAATCATAttgtgaattttcagtattttctTGTGGGGCCTGGTCATTTTCGTCACAcagattatttttaattaaatccatGTTGTTTCGTAAACAATTTCCACGTTTGTTCTTTCTGTGTGATTTTTTAATTGAATCTAAATTGGAGTATAATTCTGCAGTTGACATATTCCTTGGTGTCAACCTCCCAGTTACATCGTTAGAACTAATATCATGTATTTCTGAGCCTTCGATATTATCACTGGTATCAAGTTTTATTGCCACAAAATGATTTTCGTCCGATTTCACGTAATTATCATGGAAGTTTGGCACAGGTGTTAAGCACCGTGATATACTAATATTACCGACGGGTTCTTCTGAAATTTCGGTTTCCCCCGACGGCAAATTATAAAAAAGCAAATGTTCTTTAACAGCTGATCCCATAAATGTTTTTCGTTTCCTTTTGAGAGgcgtaaaaattttaaaatcttCTTTAGAAATATCACACTCTTTTAAGTCGGAATCAGTCGATACATTGCTTGTATTATGATTTACCGATATATCCAACGTTATTTTTCTTTTACTAGGAGATAATTTACTGGAAGATGTATTCTCATCTATGAGTGATGTTGAATGCATAGAACCATCAAAATTTGTAGTTATATCGAAATCTGAATGAAGATCTTCCATACTTTTCCCGTATTGAAGTCTATCATCTGTAGTGAACACTTCAGGTTTAACATCATCTATgaaattaatttctttattGAAATATTCTTGCCGTTTTAAAAATCCACATAATATTTTGTTGTGTTTATCTTTTTTGTGAGATTTTTTAATAGAACTAAATTGCGAGAGTAAAAGTCTACTGGAATTTACTTTCTCCGGCGTGCACGCTCGTTCTAAATGCATCGGTTcattttttacaataatttcTTCAACACTTTCGTCTTGCTCGTCTTTTTGTTCTGCAGGTTCCAGTTTAGACGGTAGAATTTTCGGACTAAAGAATTTCCTCTTATTATCATCCTTATTTTTCTTGCGAGACTTTTTTATTGAATCATTAGCTATTATTTCTAAAACATTTATATGATTTTCAGGAGTAATTGATTTTTGTGAGTCTAATATGACGTCGGACGTTGATTCTGGTGTCATTGGTCTAATTTCGGTCTTCAGGACATCATCTTGAATAGACAAATCATTTGTCTTAATGTCATTTACTTCTTGAACTATTTCTTTATAGTCCGAAGATTGATTTTCAGACAAATTTTCCTCCGATTTTGCTTCTATATCATACTCATGAAGTTTAGATTCACCAGTACCACAGCTTAACAAAGGATCagacaataaaatatttttctgttCCTGTCCATAATTAAACAGTGAACCAGTTTCTGAAACATCATCTTCAGAATTGCACAATGATATTTCGTTTGAACTCGAGGTTTTGTTAAGATATTGGTCTATAGAATCGGCATCTTCAAAAGAATCTTTATGTTTATTTAATGCAGATTCAGCTGCATCTATGTCATCTGTAAAACTACTTGTCGCTTGTGTAGGATAACGTTCGCTTCGTCTTGATAATCTTTCCtatataatgcaatataaaaaaatatagttaCATAAGTAGTTAAATACTGAATAAGGGATAATCTAAATTGTCATTTCTTACCTTTTTATGGCTTCTTTTGATAGCACTCATACTTTCTGGGACAATATGAACAAAATTTTCAGGTGTATGTGGTCTCTCATCATCTTTATCATGAAATTCATGAAACAAATTCCTTGATGTATTTGTCATGTTGTCTATGCATTTTGActttcctttattgtattttaatgaatGTGAATTGGGTGTTGCAGTAATTAATACAATATTATCAATAGCTTCTTTTAGCCGACTATGTAATAATGGTGTGAAACTGGTTGAACACAAAGATTTTCTGTTTAATTTTGCATTAGGTGTAGAGTAATGTAACCTCTTAtatctttttgcattttgttgAGAAGGTGTCTCATTTTGATTTTCATCAATAGATTCAGGTGATGTAAATGTCAAGCTATTGTTAGCACAATCACTAGAATCATTATCGAAGTCCAGTACTTTATTTGACAAAGATAAAGGTGAACCAAAGCTTAAGCTTAAAGCTTTTCGTATAGTTTTTTTTACAGGCATAAATCTTTTTGGGCTAGGAGTAGAATTAACATTGAATGATTTCTTTGTTtttgtttttccataatatgaaGGACTACTATTAAAATTTAGAGCCCTCATTATTTTAGCGGACCGGGTTAAGTGTTTGTCTTCCTCAAAGGAAATATTTTCCGAACTAGAATTATGGTTATGTACATCAGAATTCAGAGACTGACTCAACCTATACTGAACAAAACGTTTGCTTCGACGTGGAACTGATTTACTATATGATACATATCTTTGCTTTAATAAAGCACTGTTATCTCCCACAGGACTCCATGGAAGAAAACACTTTTGCTCTAAATGTGTATCATGAACACTATTATCTTCCAAGCATTTATTGTCATTCATTTTTATAGCTGTAATAAAATCATTAAATATAGTTTTAGTAATTGCgctataaaatttaatattaaactaatcATGTATAATTACCATTGATTTGTAACTTTATACAGTTGCAACAATTATTCCTCTATTTAGAAGAAGCAAATAGATCTTAACAATTATTATAAAACTGGTTCAAAGTATTCCATGACACGCTTTAAGTTAACATAAGAATGTAACGTTAATATTTCTCCATTATGTACACAATTGTCATTCAATAATACTGTAAAAAAACATAAAAAGATTGGGATAAAATTTTATTAAGTTTGATTATTTAGAAGTAAAATGCAGTTTAAATAACATTtctctattaattttatttttcaccTCGATAAATGAAACGTTTTAAATACACCTTAAACTAAAAAAATCTGtattaatatatatttaattattaattaattaaagtattatttataaaattcgGTTGCATATTACGTGGTTAGCACGTGCCTCAGAATTTCTATAAATATTCGTTTAGTAGAATTAATATTTGTAAATTAAGGTTTTAACTGATATTGTAAAGCACTTCATCGTGTAATGCTTCCCTAAGTTTTGCATATttgttatataaatattatacaaaaaCGAAAACTACAAAACGAAATTGTAATGCATACATGTAAGTGACATATACATGTacttagaaataaaaatatatgtatctaCAGTAAAGCAAGCTAAatattatgcaatggaaaataatgaaaaaagtgtAATGTTATTTGCATACAGGTTTAAGTAATTGATATCCTGGAACTGACATCAGCTTATCGTCGTGGTCACAAATGTAATATTTGATGCTGATATTTCCCCTTTACTGCTCCTTTTCCTTTATATATCAAATCATGAACTCCAAATTAATTTTCATTCACtaaatatataacgaataaactGGAAACACATACAATGCTAACTTTTAATGTAAAATATCATACACTATAATTTTACACGCGACACAGTATGGCTTCGTACGCACAATTTTATAAGCATTTCGACACGTTGCGCTGAGTCTcttttttccaccctataatgcGTATGATAGATGGCGCTATCATCTTCCCTAAAATAGGGACTTTCAATTGCGTAAGAATTGGCTCCACTAATAATTCTAGGTACCATGGAATATGGAACTAATGGATGGAGCTTATTAAACTGCATTCTTAAGTGCTCTCAAAGCAGGGTTATGCAGAATCCTACTAATACAATGGCCCTTGAATTAACTCCTCGATTAGCCCTTAAGTGGATGGCATAAACCATCACTATTAACGAGATTTCGGGAGTCAATCCTTCTAACAGAGGCTTATTATTTCCtctttattaatattaactAAAAATACATTTTGTGCGTGCGAAACCCTAAGGAGcgttttcaaaattaaataatcaTAGACTCTATACATATTTAGATGTCCTTCTAACAAATTCGACGGTGGCGCTACTCCAAACTGAACGAGAACGATACAGTCTTATAAATTAGGAAGGAGAACTATCTTCATTGCTTATTTGCAATTGTATAGTATGATATTTTTGAGCAGATCGTACATACGTGTATATGGATGTAACTGTGGTAGTGAGCTTCACAGATCGTGGGAGGTTTTTAGAATTAGGTGAGGGCGAATGTCGAATTTTCTTACTGTAGGACGGAGGTGCGCGTGTCAACAGACCGCGGGAAAATGAGTAATGACGAAACGGTCAAGAAGTGAAAAATGATCGAAGCAAAATGAGGAGGACGTATAACACTGCAGCAGATGTCCGAACAGCCGACTGTCTCGAGCAAACGAGACGTTTGCACAAGTAATATTGAAATTTGTATGATATTATAATCAGTTCCACTTATAGTACTCATCACATGTTACGCTTGAGATAACCGTTTTTAGTAATACTGGAATACGTAGATCTCGTGTTAACATAACCTATATTTGTACACCACGGTTTTCTATTGGCGCGCTTTCGTGCGCAGCTCTCGTGTCTCCTAGAAAATTTTTTCAATCAAAAGTTGTGTTATTAAATTATACCCTTCAAATATTTTACTCCATTGAGTGCTCTTACGTATACCGCGGAAAATGTGGCATTTTGTTAACTTCTTTAATATTTCGAATCTTGTATTATATTTCCCTTTcgttcaaatttctttttaataaaacataataCTAAAATGTTATCCGTATTTTTAAGaattgaataatttaaaaaataatgaattttTGTGTGTATGAATATATGCTATGCACGTTCATCTTATAATTATTCTATGTTGAAGggattaatttctttttttatttaattttttaatgaaattatatAATGTGTTTTAATAGGATGAAGTTATATAAAAAATAGATGCATTGTTACTATGATACCTACTTTATTAGATGCAACACTATAAATTTTTGCAAAAAATATGAACACAGTGAACATGCAATTAATAATTAagaatgtattttatttatagGGGTATAACAGATATTGCTAAAAGATTGGATGAACAAAAAAGCCGTGCATTAACAATAACAGATTTGTTTACCCCTTCAGGGGAAACATTAAGAGTGAAACTTAAAGATTATTGTGTGAGATTAATTACAAAAGATCCCATTGGATATGCACGTAAGACAGAAGAATTGCTATGGAGAAAGGCATTCTATGATATTGTTT
The sequence above is a segment of the Calliopsis andreniformis isolate RMS-2024a chromosome 3, iyCalAndr_principal, whole genome shotgun sequence genome. Coding sequences within it:
- the LOC143189024 gene encoding uncharacterized protein LOC143189024, whose amino-acid sequence is MNDNKCLEDNSVHDTHLEQKCFLPWSPVGDNSALLKQRYVSYSKSVPRRSKRFVQYRLSQSLNSDVHNHNSSSENISFEEDKHLTRSAKIMRALNFNSSPSYYGKTKTKKSFNVNSTPSPKRFMPVKKTIRKALSLSFGSPLSLSNKVLDFDNDSSDCANNSLTFTSPESIDENQNETPSQQNAKRYKRLHYSTPNAKLNRKSLCSTSFTPLLHSRLKEAIDNIVLITATPNSHSLKYNKGKSKCIDNMTNTSRNLFHEFHDKDDERPHTPENFVHIVPESMSAIKRSHKKERLSRRSERYPTQATSSFTDDIDAAESALNKHKDSFEDADSIDQYLNKTSSSNEISLCNSEDDVSETGSLFNYGQEQKNILLSDPLLSCGTGESKLHEYDIEAKSEENLSENQSSDYKEIVQEVNDIKTNDLSIQDDVLKTEIRPMTPESTSDVILDSQKSITPENHINVLEIIANDSIKKSRKKNKDDNKRKFFSPKILPSKLEPAEQKDEQDESVEEIIVKNEPMHLERACTPEKVNSSRLLLSQFSSIKKSHKKDKHNKILCGFLKRQEYFNKEINFIDDVKPEVFTTDDRLQYGKSMEDLHSDFDITTNFDGSMHSTSLIDENTSSSKLSPSKRKITLDISVNHNTSNVSTDSDLKECDISKEDFKIFTPLKRKRKTFMGSAVKEHLLFYNLPSGETEISEEPVGNISISRCLTPVPNFHDNYVKSDENHFVAIKLDTSDNIEGSEIHDISSNDVTGRLTPRNMSTAELYSNLDSIKKSHRKNKRGNCLRNNMDLIKNNLCDENDQAPQENTENSQYDSSELLNNSIATYDGIKLDLTESFDQSNIEESANSSVDEENLLNANIGNMLQNVTPPNCLKTKNYMKLIRETSIKRSHKKVRDKKKHELSVDTIELSDDGSIFDDEEKLVIAEDQSTN